Proteins co-encoded in one Microbacterium hydrocarbonoxydans genomic window:
- a CDS encoding polysaccharide lyase family 8 super-sandwich domain-containing protein: MISMKSATRTAVAWMVSTALLLAPLDARADVNPESNISGFSADAAAADEFDELRQKYRTMLTGGTEYSLSDPDIAARVAQITDTAQGHWDAMQKAPDRVRLWNDAPFGNDSASMTTTYGRLRDMALAYETHGSVLEGDVALKADLISALDWMNAHRFFDGVTMYQNWWHWQIGAPLALNDIVALIYDELTPTQISEYMAAVAYAQPSVAMSGANRLWESQVIALSGINAKVPTRVAAGRDGMSALLPYVTAGDGFSTDGSFIQHNFYAYNGGYGVSLLAGISDLLYLLYGSNWQVVDPNIANVFQWVHDSYEPFVYKGNLMDMVRGREISRHGAQDLDVAVDVMEAIIRLSEVAPSAEADAFESMVKYWLQLDTDNTFLEQVPVDLVVAAKEILSDPAIAPRGALTTYRQFSAMDRAVQLRPDFGFGISMSSSRIGNYEAINAENSKGWHTGDGMTYLYNDDLSQFGDDFWPTVDSFRLPGTTVLQNTTQAANARTDADWVGGSGLRGRYGVTGMDLQPVGRSLEAKKSWFMFDDEIVALGAGINSTDGIATETIVENRKLNGAGDNALTINGVAESTALGWSETAVDVDYAHLSGTVPGSDIGYYFPGGATVDALRESRTGTWKQLNSSAAWGDSTPRTRNYMTLTVSHGVNPTDQSYSYVILPNKTSAQVSDYAAAPDVTILENSDSVQAVRENSSNVTGINFWKDEPTTAGLVTSDRRASVMMGATADELELSVSDPTQTNVGMTYLTIDASATGLISKDPRVTVIQYHPTIKIKVDVNGARGATIEAKFSLSGVQTSNPPAIAIPNPYEAEALPVHDRTDSVTVYSDANASGGGKIGVNNNAVGDYVEFSVDVTQPGTYDVIARVLKAGNNGTYQLAVDGVVAGVPQDLFWNTSEAAKDVDLGAHTFAAPGSHLFRLTVTGKNASSSGYKLMLDSFSVIPSAGVSRRLEAETQAASAGVIKSSADASAGRYRIFNAYGATEHVEYPVSVDRSGPYRLTVGVMRFSDSGTYQLQIDGDDVGDPIDLYRPSGKVVEVDLGTVTMSAGAHDFTFTAVGKNPNSLGYKLPLDYIQLDSAGS; this comes from the coding sequence ATGATCTCGATGAAGAGTGCCACGAGGACGGCGGTCGCCTGGATGGTCTCGACCGCACTGCTGCTCGCTCCGCTGGACGCACGCGCTGACGTGAATCCGGAGTCGAACATCAGCGGGTTCTCGGCGGATGCCGCTGCGGCGGATGAGTTCGACGAGCTCAGACAGAAATACCGGACGATGCTCACCGGCGGGACGGAATACAGCCTGTCGGACCCCGACATCGCGGCGAGGGTCGCGCAGATCACCGACACGGCGCAGGGACACTGGGACGCGATGCAGAAGGCACCTGATCGAGTGCGTCTGTGGAACGACGCACCCTTCGGCAACGACTCGGCGAGCATGACGACGACTTATGGCCGCCTGAGAGACATGGCTCTCGCCTACGAGACCCACGGCTCCGTGCTTGAGGGTGACGTCGCGCTCAAGGCCGATCTGATCAGCGCGCTGGACTGGATGAACGCCCACAGGTTCTTCGACGGCGTCACCATGTATCAGAACTGGTGGCACTGGCAGATCGGAGCCCCGCTCGCTTTGAACGACATCGTCGCTTTGATCTACGACGAACTGACTCCGACTCAGATCTCCGAGTACATGGCCGCCGTCGCCTACGCTCAGCCGAGCGTGGCCATGAGCGGTGCCAACAGGCTGTGGGAGAGCCAGGTCATCGCTCTCTCGGGGATCAACGCCAAGGTCCCCACTCGAGTCGCCGCTGGGAGGGACGGAATGAGCGCACTTCTGCCCTACGTCACGGCAGGGGACGGCTTCTCTACCGACGGCTCCTTCATCCAGCACAATTTCTACGCATACAACGGCGGCTACGGAGTCTCCCTGTTGGCCGGGATATCCGACCTGCTGTACCTCCTGTACGGCTCGAACTGGCAGGTCGTCGACCCCAACATCGCCAACGTGTTCCAGTGGGTTCACGATTCCTACGAGCCGTTCGTGTACAAGGGAAATCTGATGGACATGGTGCGGGGCAGAGAGATCTCGCGACACGGGGCTCAGGATCTCGATGTGGCCGTCGACGTCATGGAAGCCATCATCCGGCTGTCCGAGGTCGCTCCGTCGGCGGAGGCCGACGCCTTCGAGAGCATGGTCAAGTACTGGCTGCAGCTCGACACGGACAACACCTTTCTCGAGCAGGTCCCCGTCGATCTCGTCGTCGCTGCGAAAGAGATTCTGAGCGACCCTGCCATCGCCCCGCGGGGCGCACTCACGACGTACCGGCAGTTCTCGGCCATGGATCGGGCGGTTCAGCTGCGACCCGACTTCGGTTTCGGGATCAGCATGTCCTCCAGCCGCATCGGCAACTACGAGGCGATCAATGCGGAGAACAGCAAGGGCTGGCATACCGGCGACGGCATGACGTACCTGTACAACGATGATCTGAGCCAGTTCGGCGACGACTTCTGGCCGACTGTCGACAGCTTCCGGCTGCCGGGCACCACGGTGCTGCAGAACACGACCCAGGCAGCCAACGCCCGAACAGATGCCGACTGGGTCGGAGGGTCGGGCCTTCGTGGTCGATACGGCGTCACCGGGATGGATCTGCAACCGGTGGGACGCAGCTTGGAGGCCAAGAAGTCCTGGTTCATGTTCGATGACGAGATCGTCGCGCTCGGCGCAGGCATCAACAGCACAGACGGGATCGCGACCGAGACGATCGTGGAGAATCGGAAGCTCAACGGGGCGGGCGACAATGCGCTCACCATCAACGGCGTCGCAGAGTCGACTGCGCTCGGGTGGTCGGAGACCGCGGTCGATGTCGACTACGCGCACCTCTCGGGGACCGTACCCGGATCGGACATCGGCTACTACTTCCCTGGCGGCGCGACGGTCGACGCGCTTCGCGAGAGCCGCACGGGTACGTGGAAACAGCTGAACTCGTCTGCCGCGTGGGGAGATTCGACGCCGCGCACACGCAACTACATGACTCTGACGGTCAGCCACGGTGTGAACCCGACCGACCAGTCGTACTCATACGTCATCCTCCCGAACAAGACGAGCGCACAGGTGAGCGACTACGCGGCCGCGCCCGACGTCACCATCCTCGAGAACTCCGACTCCGTGCAGGCGGTCAGGGAGAACTCGTCGAATGTCACCGGCATCAACTTCTGGAAGGACGAGCCGACCACGGCGGGACTCGTCACATCCGACCGCAGAGCTTCGGTCATGATGGGCGCGACCGCTGACGAACTCGAGCTCTCGGTATCCGATCCGACGCAGACGAACGTAGGCATGACATATCTGACGATCGATGCGAGCGCGACGGGCCTGATCTCGAAGGATCCCAGAGTCACCGTCATCCAATACCACCCCACGATCAAGATCAAGGTCGACGTCAACGGCGCCCGGGGGGCGACCATCGAGGCCAAGTTCTCCCTCAGCGGCGTACAGACGTCCAACCCCCCGGCGATCGCGATTCCGAACCCGTACGAGGCAGAGGCGCTGCCCGTGCACGACCGCACGGACTCGGTCACGGTCTACTCCGACGCGAACGCCAGCGGCGGAGGCAAGATCGGCGTCAACAACAACGCGGTCGGCGACTACGTCGAGTTCAGCGTCGACGTGACCCAGCCCGGGACCTACGATGTGATCGCCCGGGTGCTGAAGGCGGGCAACAACGGCACCTATCAACTGGCGGTCGACGGTGTGGTCGCAGGGGTCCCCCAGGATCTCTTCTGGAACACCTCCGAGGCTGCCAAGGACGTCGATCTCGGCGCGCACACCTTCGCGGCTCCAGGCAGTCACCTGTTCCGGCTGACCGTGACGGGCAAGAACGCGAGCTCGTCAGGCTACAAGCTGATGCTCGACTCGTTCAGCGTCATCCCGTCGGCCGGGGTCAGCAGGAGACTGGAGGCCGAGACTCAGGCGGCCAGCGCAGGAGTGATCAAGAGCAGTGCGGATGCCAGCGCGGGCCGGTATCGGATCTTCAATGCTTACGGTGCCACAGAGCACGTGGAGTACCCGGTCTCGGTGGATCGCTCCGGGCCCTACCGTCTCACTGTCGGCGTGATGAGATTCAGCGACAGCGGCACGTACCAGCTGCAGATCGACGGCGACGACGTCGGCGATCCGATCGACTTGTATCGGCCATCGGGCAAGGTCGTCGAAGTGGATCTGGGAACCGTGACGATGAGCGCGGGAGCCCACGACTTCACGTTCACGGCTGTGGGGAAGAATCCGAACTCCCTCGGTTACAAGCTTCCGCTGGACTACATACAGCTCGACAGTGCCGGCTCCTAG
- a CDS encoding helix-turn-helix domain-containing protein, with protein sequence MVAHRELSEAEVDRVFHALATSTRRDILRRTIEREQSVSTLASEYEMSFAAVQKHVAVLEAADLIVKRAEGRERLVRANPEMIARARALLARYEELWRSRIARLDDLLAGPSTSSGTGESSTDTASTDTTQDPRNEEGV encoded by the coding sequence ATGGTTGCACATAGAGAATTGAGCGAAGCGGAGGTCGACCGTGTGTTCCACGCATTGGCGACGTCGACCCGGCGCGACATCCTGCGCCGGACGATCGAGCGGGAGCAGTCCGTCTCGACCCTCGCCTCCGAATACGAGATGTCGTTCGCCGCGGTGCAGAAGCACGTCGCCGTGCTCGAAGCGGCTGATCTCATCGTCAAGCGCGCCGAGGGACGCGAGCGGCTCGTCCGCGCGAACCCCGAGATGATCGCCCGCGCCAGGGCGCTCCTCGCCCGGTACGAAGAGCTGTGGCGGTCGCGTATCGCCCGACTCGACGACCTGCTGGCCGGCCCCTCGACGAGCTCGGGGACCGGGGAGTCCAGCACCGACACCGCCAGCACCGACACCACACAAGATCCACGAAACGAAGAAGGAGTCTGA
- a CDS encoding SRPBCC family protein, with translation MPVTDVVTDAENLTMTVVADLAAPIERVWDAYSDPRQLERFWGPPGWPATFTAWDHTVGGKANYTMHGPRGEKASGTWEFLRIDAPHSFEVLDAFADEDGTPDADLPSMRMTFTFESTAEGTRMVNTSHFTSADALEQVVAMGAVEGTTLAMSQLDAVLQDLRDYAQGKGTRVELLDDVHVRITRLVEGPRDLVWKAHNDPELMKKWLLGPDGWEMTECVVATEVGQTYRNSWAPVGDTEGQPFGFEGEALLIDAPRRSVQTERMIGMPVETLNDLNLYEEDGATLITLYIEYPDKETRDMILATGMADGMETSYERLERELLTV, from the coding sequence ATGCCTGTCACCGACGTCGTAACCGATGCCGAGAACCTCACGATGACCGTCGTCGCCGACCTGGCGGCACCGATCGAGCGAGTGTGGGATGCGTACAGCGATCCGCGCCAGCTCGAGCGGTTCTGGGGTCCTCCCGGATGGCCGGCCACCTTCACCGCCTGGGACCACACAGTCGGCGGCAAGGCGAACTACACGATGCACGGCCCCCGCGGCGAGAAGGCATCGGGGACGTGGGAGTTCCTGCGCATCGACGCTCCGCACAGCTTCGAGGTGCTCGACGCCTTCGCCGACGAAGACGGCACGCCCGACGCCGACCTGCCCTCCATGCGAATGACCTTCACGTTCGAGTCCACCGCCGAGGGCACGCGCATGGTCAACACGAGCCACTTCACGAGCGCCGACGCGCTCGAGCAGGTCGTGGCGATGGGCGCGGTCGAGGGCACCACGCTCGCGATGAGCCAGCTCGACGCCGTGCTGCAGGACCTTCGCGACTACGCACAGGGCAAGGGAACTCGGGTCGAGCTGCTCGACGACGTGCACGTGCGCATCACCCGGCTGGTCGAAGGGCCGCGCGACCTGGTCTGGAAGGCTCACAACGACCCCGAGCTCATGAAGAAGTGGCTGCTCGGTCCCGACGGGTGGGAGATGACCGAGTGCGTCGTCGCGACCGAGGTCGGCCAGACGTATCGCAACTCGTGGGCTCCGGTCGGCGACACCGAGGGGCAGCCCTTCGGATTCGAGGGGGAGGCTCTGCTGATCGACGCACCTCGTCGGTCGGTGCAGACCGAGCGGATGATCGGCATGCCGGTCGAGACGCTGAACGACCTGAACCTCTATGAGGAAGACGGCGCGACGCTCATCACGCTCTACATCGAGTACCCCGACAAGGAGACGCGAGACATGATCCTCGCCACCGGCATGGCCGACGGCATGGAGACCTCGTACGAGCGCCTCGAGCGGGAGCTGCTCACGGTCTGA
- a CDS encoding DoxX family membrane protein — translation MSKKNVARTIGRVFLGSFLVFAGVSHLTFAREEFRAQVPDWVPLDPDVTVLASGVVEVGLGTALLVARKRRGLVGVLTALFFVAVFPGNLAQWMEHRDAFGLDTDMKRFVRLFFQPVLIALAIWSTRSPRRADRKAAL, via the coding sequence ATGTCGAAGAAGAATGTCGCGCGCACCATCGGTCGGGTCTTCCTCGGCTCCTTCCTCGTCTTCGCGGGCGTCTCTCACCTGACGTTCGCGCGCGAGGAGTTCCGGGCGCAGGTGCCGGACTGGGTGCCGCTGGATCCGGACGTCACCGTGCTCGCCTCGGGTGTCGTCGAGGTCGGCCTCGGCACGGCCCTGCTCGTCGCACGCAAGCGTCGTGGCCTGGTCGGCGTGCTCACGGCACTGTTCTTCGTCGCGGTCTTCCCAGGGAACCTCGCTCAGTGGATGGAGCACCGCGACGCCTTCGGCCTCGACACCGACATGAAGCGTTTCGTGAGACTGTTCTTCCAGCCGGTGCTCATCGCGCTGGCGATCTGGTCGACACGCAGCCCGCGCCGCGCCGATCGCAAGGCCGCGCTCTGA
- a CDS encoding ribonuclease H: MTITAAADGSALGNPGPNGWAWYIDDANWAAGGSPHGTNNQGELRAVLELLQATAGISEKLLIECDSRYVIDSVTKWMPGWKRKGWRKSDGGPVLNRDLLEGIDEAIRGRDVEFSWVKGHAGHPLNEAADERANAAAKAYQAKQEPRRGPGFTMATDAGASVAASAPIAAAAPPSPAAAAPSRAAATTTLDEPLWAEPSDLLDGLDLSVDDPIVVSLALSSDEHARLRDSAEAQGISLEEALRRLI, translated from the coding sequence ATGACGATCACCGCCGCCGCAGACGGCTCCGCCCTGGGCAACCCCGGCCCCAACGGCTGGGCCTGGTACATCGACGACGCGAACTGGGCGGCCGGCGGATCCCCGCACGGCACCAACAACCAGGGCGAGCTGCGTGCTGTGCTCGAGCTGCTGCAGGCCACCGCCGGCATCTCCGAGAAGCTGCTGATCGAATGCGACAGCCGCTACGTGATCGACTCCGTGACCAAGTGGATGCCGGGCTGGAAGCGCAAGGGATGGCGCAAGTCCGACGGCGGCCCCGTGCTCAATCGCGATCTGCTCGAGGGCATCGACGAGGCGATCCGCGGGCGCGACGTGGAGTTCTCGTGGGTCAAGGGTCACGCCGGTCACCCGTTGAACGAGGCCGCCGACGAGCGCGCCAATGCCGCAGCCAAGGCCTATCAGGCGAAGCAGGAGCCCCGCCGCGGGCCGGGCTTCACGATGGCGACGGACGCCGGGGCGTCTGTCGCGGCATCCGCACCGATCGCTGCGGCGGCGCCGCCGTCGCCCGCGGCGGCAGCTCCTTCTCGCGCCGCCGCGACGACCACGCTCGACGAGCCGCTCTGGGCCGAGCCGTCCGATCTGCTCGACGGGCTCGATCTGTCCGTCGACGATCCGATCGTGGTGAGTCTGGCACTTTCCTCCGACGAGCACGCGCGCCTGCGCGACAGCGCCGAGGCGCAGGGCATCTCGCTCGAAGAGGCGCTGCGCCGCCTGATCTGA
- a CDS encoding mechanosensitive ion channel domain-containing protein: MPTDFEWESWVGTAAALATALVVATGALALLALVSALVSRRVPWMRDLARRVRNAMIATTAVVAIWIAVATTEPAAQSWWPAVSRLFLIATILTGSWLLAASVSFGFERLISREETLLVGPEARRRRTQLLVIHRLVLVTIAVLALGTVLFTFPEMRAVGTSLLASAGIVSIIAGLAAQSILGNLIAGVQVAFTDAIRVGDVVVVEGEWGRIGEINLSYVVVYIWDERRLVVPCNYFTTTPIETWTRRSDKILGTVYLDLDWRVPMSELRAEFQRIIEASPAWDGRSSSAVVTDAQGGFVTVRFVMSSKDSDDQWTLRCEVREKLMEWLQREHPEALPRTRVDVSPRALDSQS; this comes from the coding sequence ATGCCTACCGACTTCGAATGGGAATCCTGGGTCGGCACCGCGGCGGCGCTCGCCACCGCGCTCGTCGTCGCCACCGGCGCCCTCGCTCTGCTCGCTCTCGTCTCAGCCCTCGTCAGCCGTCGCGTGCCGTGGATGCGCGATCTCGCCCGACGGGTGCGCAACGCCATGATCGCCACGACGGCGGTGGTCGCGATCTGGATCGCCGTCGCGACCACGGAGCCGGCGGCGCAGTCATGGTGGCCCGCGGTCTCGAGGCTCTTCCTGATCGCGACGATCCTGACGGGGTCGTGGCTGCTCGCGGCATCGGTCTCGTTCGGCTTCGAGCGGCTGATCTCGCGCGAGGAGACTCTGCTCGTCGGGCCCGAGGCGCGACGCCGACGCACCCAGCTGCTCGTCATCCATCGCCTCGTGCTCGTGACGATCGCCGTGCTCGCGCTGGGCACGGTGCTGTTCACCTTCCCCGAGATGCGCGCCGTGGGCACGAGCCTGCTCGCGTCGGCCGGAATCGTGAGCATCATCGCGGGCCTCGCCGCGCAGTCGATCCTCGGCAACCTGATCGCCGGCGTGCAGGTCGCGTTCACCGATGCGATCCGCGTGGGCGACGTCGTGGTGGTCGAGGGCGAGTGGGGGCGGATCGGCGAGATCAATCTCTCGTACGTCGTCGTCTACATCTGGGACGAGCGGCGACTGGTGGTGCCGTGCAACTACTTCACGACGACCCCGATCGAGACGTGGACGCGGCGGTCCGACAAGATCCTCGGCACGGTGTACCTCGACCTCGACTGGCGGGTTCCCATGAGCGAGCTGCGAGCGGAGTTCCAGCGCATCATCGAGGCGTCACCGGCATGGGACGGACGCTCGTCGAGTGCGGTGGTCACTGACGCGCAGGGCGGCTTCGTCACTGTGCGCTTCGTGATGTCGTCGAAGGATTCGGACGACCAGTGGACGCTGCGCTGCGAGGTGCGCGAGAAGCTGATGGAGTGGCTGCAGCGCGAGCACCCGGAGGCGCTTCCCCGCACCCGTGTGGACGTCAGTCCTCGGGCTCTCGATTCTCAATCGTGA
- a CDS encoding protealysin inhibitor emfourin → MSESPEPTEHQVVIAVVRTGGVAGIRRQWRVEPDPAEAPEWLTMVDSCPWDDDDADSSPDADRFVWLIRVRTPSEKRERELPDSALDGPWRDLVDAVRTAAKAAAASD, encoded by the coding sequence ATGAGCGAGTCCCCCGAACCGACTGAACACCAGGTCGTCATCGCGGTGGTGCGCACGGGAGGCGTCGCGGGCATCCGCCGTCAATGGCGGGTCGAGCCCGACCCGGCCGAGGCTCCGGAATGGCTGACCATGGTCGACAGCTGCCCGTGGGACGACGACGACGCAGACTCATCGCCGGACGCCGATCGGTTCGTCTGGCTCATCCGGGTGCGCACGCCGTCGGAGAAACGCGAGCGCGAGCTGCCCGATTCCGCCCTCGACGGCCCCTGGCGCGATCTCGTCGATGCGGTGCGCACGGCGGCGAAGGCTGCCGCAGCGTCGGACTGA
- a CDS encoding M4 family metallopeptidase: MSSHIDLPGIVPSYLLARLAESGRYPGAAAAARQTLTAGRPPFRARLDLSIDENGDLVAELSDAPNRTISDAGNTQNLPGAVVRREDDEPVADESVNQAFDGLGATFEMLLTAFGRNSLDDAGAPLDASVHYGVDYDNAFWDGQRMVFGDGDGEVFVGFTTSTTVIGHELAHGVVQYTADLEYQGQPGALNESIADVFGALTEQYLLGQSAADATWLIGAEIFTDAVQGKALRSMIEPGTAYDDDELGKDPQPAHMSDFVRTTEDNGGVHINSGIPNRAFALFAIDLGGNAWETAGTVWYRALTGGLSSTASFTDFADATIAAASAIDEATASAARRAWTTVGVYEDERVPRTD, translated from the coding sequence ATGAGCAGCCACATCGACCTCCCGGGAATCGTCCCCTCCTACCTGCTCGCGCGCTTGGCCGAGTCCGGCCGCTATCCGGGCGCCGCAGCCGCCGCCCGCCAGACCCTCACGGCGGGCAGGCCGCCGTTCCGGGCGCGCCTCGACCTGTCCATCGACGAGAACGGCGATCTGGTCGCCGAGCTCTCCGACGCCCCCAATCGCACGATCAGCGACGCCGGCAACACCCAGAACCTCCCGGGCGCGGTCGTGCGTCGCGAAGACGACGAACCCGTCGCCGACGAATCGGTCAATCAGGCCTTCGACGGCCTCGGTGCCACGTTCGAGATGCTGCTCACGGCATTCGGCCGCAACTCGCTCGACGACGCGGGCGCTCCGCTCGACGCGAGCGTGCACTACGGCGTCGACTACGACAACGCGTTCTGGGACGGTCAGCGCATGGTCTTCGGCGACGGCGACGGCGAGGTGTTCGTGGGCTTCACGACCTCGACCACCGTCATCGGGCACGAACTCGCCCACGGGGTCGTGCAGTACACGGCCGACCTCGAGTATCAGGGGCAGCCCGGGGCACTGAACGAATCGATCGCTGATGTGTTCGGCGCCCTCACCGAGCAGTACCTGCTCGGACAGAGCGCGGCCGATGCGACATGGCTCATCGGCGCCGAGATCTTCACGGATGCCGTGCAGGGCAAAGCGCTCCGGTCGATGATCGAGCCGGGCACGGCATACGACGACGATGAGCTGGGCAAAGATCCGCAGCCGGCGCACATGAGCGACTTCGTGCGCACGACGGAGGACAACGGCGGGGTGCACATCAACTCCGGCATCCCGAACCGCGCATTCGCCCTGTTCGCGATCGATCTGGGCGGAAACGCCTGGGAGACGGCAGGAACCGTCTGGTATCGGGCGCTCACGGGAGGGCTCTCGAGCACCGCGAGCTTCACGGATTTCGCCGACGCGACGATCGCCGCAGCATCCGCCATCGACGAGGCCACAGCCTCAGCCGCTCGACGCGCATGGACGACCGTGGGAGTCTATGAAGATGAGCGAGTCCCCCGAACCGACTGA